The genomic segment CGAGTCGACCACCGACTCGATCGGCGAGACGGCGTTCTTATCCTCGATGAAGTCGCCGAGGTGGGAGTCTTCCTCTTCGCCGATCGGGGTCTCCAGCGAGATCGGCTCCTGGGCGATCTTCATGATCTTGCGCACCTTTGTCGCCGAGAGGTCCATCCTCTGGCCGATCTCTTCGGCCGTCGGCTCGCGGCCCAGCTCCTGAACCAGGGAACGGCTGGTCCGGGTGAGCTTGTTGATCGTCTCGATCA from the bacterium genome contains:
- a CDS encoding RNA polymerase sigma factor RpoD gives rise to the protein IETINKLTRTSRSLVQELGREPTAEEIGQRMDLSATKVRKIMKIAQEPISLETPIGEEEDSHLGDFIEDKNAVSPIESVVDSNLRDSTGHVLKSLTPREELVLRMRFGVGEGSEHTLEEVGRSFNVTRERIRQIESKALRKLRHPSRATRLRAFLET